One segment of Bacillus alkalisoli DNA contains the following:
- the comGF gene encoding competence type IV pilus minor pilin ComGF, whose protein sequence is MWEKSKNSNAFTLLEVLISLTVVLLITSFLPLILKTVYHVTFETKGIHLLELDVLSQKVQYEARHGQGLSVSSRQLTIRKEDGRHITFELYQDKIRRRVGGTGHVIVLQRVKTFEVQAQPYGALLTIVGLDNMTYSIPIYSILLKGPKE, encoded by the coding sequence ATGTGGGAAAAAAGTAAAAATAGTAATGCATTTACATTATTAGAAGTGTTAATCAGTTTAACTGTTGTATTATTAATCACCTCTTTTTTACCGTTAATATTAAAAACGGTTTATCATGTTACTTTTGAAACGAAAGGGATACATCTGTTAGAGCTTGATGTGTTATCTCAAAAGGTACAGTATGAAGCAAGGCATGGACAAGGACTATCGGTTAGTAGTAGGCAACTTACAATTAGGAAAGAAGATGGCCGACATATAACATTTGAGCTTTATCAAGACAAAATTAGAAGGCGAGTAGGTGGAACAGGGCATGTAATTGTACTACAACGTGTGAAAACTTTTGAAGTACAAGCACAGCCATATGGTGCCCTATTAACTATAGTAGGGTTAGATAATATGACATATTCTATCCCTATTTATTCAATTCTCTTAAAAGGACCAAAAGAATGA
- the comGG gene encoding competence type IV pilus minor pilin ComGG translates to MRVIKNEKGYILVITMAFSLFLSALLLHHIELYTIEKQFTSEVNEVYVLENMVTVCLDEVISDLMEKNIQPSNMQRAFPSGNVNITVTGNEPNLTVKLYALTNLGRKYEVVIEVNIVTKEIVSWREI, encoded by the coding sequence ATGAGAGTGATAAAAAATGAAAAAGGGTACATTTTAGTAATAACGATGGCCTTTTCCTTATTTTTGTCTGCATTACTTCTTCATCATATTGAACTATACACAATTGAAAAACAATTTACTTCTGAAGTAAACGAAGTTTATGTATTGGAAAATATGGTGACTGTATGTTTGGATGAGGTAATATCAGATTTAATGGAAAAAAACATACAACCTTCCAATATGCAAAGAGCCTTTCCGTCTGGTAATGTTAATATAACAGTGACAGGAAATGAGCCAAATCTTACAGTGAAGTTGTATGCTCTTACTAACCTAGGAAGGAAATATGAAGTGGTTATTGAGGTTAATATAGTAACAAAAGAAATTGTATCATGGAGAGAAATATAG
- a CDS encoding shikimate kinase, whose product MNAIYLTGFMGAGKTTIGKLLSKKLQLNVIDSDQHIEEQCGKKISQIFNEHGESFFRELEANVLKTLPTENIIVTTGGGIVTNNTNVEWMKATGTVIYLHTEFSELMKRLRGDSTRPLLQQKSHEELKNLFAERLPKYNKADIIIHTSNKTVSEIVEEVLFKIKQ is encoded by the coding sequence GTGAACGCAATATACTTAACTGGATTTATGGGAGCTGGAAAAACAACAATAGGAAAATTATTAAGTAAAAAATTGCAACTAAATGTAATTGATTCAGACCAACACATTGAAGAACAATGTGGCAAAAAAATATCACAAATTTTTAACGAGCATGGCGAATCATTTTTCCGTGAACTCGAAGCAAACGTGTTAAAAACATTACCTACAGAAAACATCATTGTTACAACAGGTGGGGGAATTGTTACAAATAACACCAATGTAGAGTGGATGAAAGCAACAGGAACAGTTATTTATTTACATACCGAATTTAGTGAGTTGATGAAAAGACTTAGAGGAGATAGTACACGGCCTCTATTGCAACAGAAATCACATGAGGAATTAAAAAACTTATTTGCTGAGAGATTGCCAAAATACAATAAAGCAGACATAATCATTCATACAAGTAATAAAACAGTGTCGGAGATTGTGGAAGAAGTTTTGTTTAAGATTAAACAATGA
- a CDS encoding YqzE family protein, with product MKTNDYVKYVTEQLVNYMDKPKEVRKELKTQRKLERDPMVNQLFGVIPLSIMLFVKNRKNKKKI from the coding sequence ATGAAAACAAACGATTATGTAAAGTATGTAACTGAACAACTTGTTAATTATATGGATAAACCTAAGGAAGTACGAAAAGAATTAAAAACGCAAAGAAAGTTAGAACGAGATCCTATGGTCAATCAACTTTTTGGTGTTATACCACTTAGTATTATGCTTTTTGTAAAAAACAGAAAAAACAAAAAGAAAATATAG
- a CDS encoding phosphocarrier protein HPr yields MVEKTFKVTADSGIHARPATQLVQSAGKFDAEVNLEYNGKSVNLKSIMGVMSLGIPQGAEIKIIADGSDEADAIAALENTLKTEGLAE; encoded by the coding sequence ATGGTAGAAAAAACATTTAAAGTAACAGCAGATTCAGGTATTCACGCTCGTCCAGCAACACAATTAGTACAATCAGCAGGGAAATTTGACGCAGAAGTAAACTTAGAATATAACGGTAAGTCGGTTAACTTAAAGTCAATTATGGGTGTAATGTCACTAGGAATTCCTCAAGGCGCTGAAATCAAAATTATTGCCGATGGATCTGATGAGGCGGATGCAATTGCTGCTCTTGAAAACACGTTAAAAACAGAAGGATTAGCAGAGTAA
- the ptsP gene encoding phosphoenolpyruvate--protein phosphotransferase: MSKKLQGIAASSGFAIAKAYRLENPELTVKKTSIEQVEEEISRFHAAIDVSKAELEKIKDHAHKELGQDKADIFAAHLLVLSDPELINPIVEKVKSEKINAEYALEETANMFISMFESMDNEYMKERAADIRDVTKRVLAHLLGVHLSNPSLISEEVVIIAEDLTPSDTAQLNRQYVKGFTTDIGGRTSHSAIMARSMEIPAVVGTKEITEQVQNGTMIIVDGIEGIIIIDPTQEEIAEYEQKQQKYDAQKKEWAKLVAEPTVSADGQHVELAANIGTPNDVKGVLANGGEGVGLYRTEFLYMGRTELPSEEEQFQSYKEVLEKMEGKPVVVRTLDIGGDKELPYLNLPKEMNPFLGYRAIRLCLEEQSIFRTQLRALLRASTFGNLKIMFPMIATLDEFRQAKAILLEEKAKLKAENVSVSDEIEIGIMVEIPSTAVLADIFAKEVDFFSIGTNDLIQYTMAADRMNERVSYLYQPYNPAILRLIDNVIQAAHKEGKWAGMCGEMAGDSIAIPILLGLGLDEFSMSATSILPARSQIKNISKEEAASFRETLLSMGTVDEVMEFVKEKFNL, encoded by the coding sequence ATGTCTAAAAAGCTACAAGGTATTGCCGCTTCAAGTGGCTTTGCAATTGCAAAAGCATATCGACTTGAAAATCCAGAACTTACTGTGAAAAAAACAAGCATTGAGCAAGTGGAGGAAGAAATAAGTCGTTTTCATGCAGCAATCGATGTTTCCAAAGCGGAGTTAGAAAAAATTAAAGACCATGCTCATAAAGAATTAGGTCAAGATAAAGCAGACATTTTTGCAGCCCATTTATTAGTGTTGAGTGACCCAGAATTAATTAACCCTATTGTCGAAAAAGTAAAAAGCGAAAAAATTAACGCTGAATATGCATTAGAAGAGACAGCGAACATGTTCATCTCTATGTTCGAGTCAATGGACAACGAATACATGAAAGAGCGTGCAGCAGATATTCGTGATGTGACAAAACGTGTTCTTGCACATCTATTAGGAGTACACTTGTCTAATCCAAGTTTAATCTCTGAAGAAGTAGTAATAATAGCAGAAGATTTAACTCCTTCTGATACTGCTCAGTTAAATCGCCAGTATGTTAAAGGGTTTACTACCGATATTGGTGGACGCACTTCACACTCTGCGATTATGGCTCGTTCGATGGAAATACCAGCAGTTGTTGGAACGAAAGAAATCACAGAACAAGTACAAAACGGAACGATGATTATTGTCGATGGTATTGAAGGAATAATTATTATTGACCCAACCCAAGAAGAAATAGCAGAATATGAACAAAAACAACAAAAATACGATGCTCAAAAGAAAGAGTGGGCTAAGTTAGTAGCAGAGCCAACTGTTTCAGCTGATGGACAACATGTAGAGCTAGCTGCCAATATCGGTACTCCGAATGATGTAAAAGGCGTACTTGCTAATGGCGGCGAAGGCGTTGGTCTATATCGTACAGAATTTTTATATATGGGTAGAACAGAATTACCTTCTGAGGAAGAGCAGTTCCAATCCTATAAAGAAGTTTTAGAAAAAATGGAAGGTAAGCCAGTTGTTGTTCGTACGTTAGATATTGGTGGAGACAAAGAACTGCCGTATTTAAACCTTCCGAAAGAAATGAATCCGTTCTTAGGATACCGTGCTATCCGTTTATGCTTAGAGGAACAAAGTATTTTCCGTACTCAACTACGTGCATTATTAAGAGCAAGTACGTTTGGTAACTTGAAAATTATGTTCCCAATGATTGCAACGTTAGATGAGTTCCGTCAAGCAAAAGCGATTCTTTTAGAAGAAAAAGCAAAGTTAAAAGCTGAAAATGTTTCGGTATCTGATGAAATTGAAATTGGTATCATGGTGGAAATTCCATCTACTGCTGTATTGGCAGATATTTTTGCTAAAGAAGTAGACTTTTTCAGTATCGGAACAAACGACTTAATTCAGTATACGATGGCTGCAGATAGAATGAACGAAAGAGTTTCTTATCTGTATCAACCATACAACCCAGCAATTTTACGTTTAATTGATAATGTAATCCAAGCAGCTCATAAAGAAGGGAAATGGGCTGGAATGTGTGGCGAGATGGCTGGCGATTCAATCGCAATACCAATTCTACTAGGTTTAGGATTAGATGAATTTAGTATGAGTGCAACGAGTATTTTACCAGCACGCAGTCAAATCAAAAACATTTCGAAAGAAGAAGCGGCTTCTTTCCGCGAAACCTTACTTTCAATGGGTACAGTAGATGAAGTAATGGAGTTTGTGAAAGAGAAATTTAATTTATAG
- a CDS encoding cupredoxin domain-containing protein, translating to MKKHLSLFVITAIIIILAGCGGNDTSKEENIHVDREITIIGKTGPDVSDYVFEPAEITVTKGETIRFHLESSNSVSHGIQFQGINFRLTERKPEVFTFNAAGEYEGRCSVLCGAGHAAMTIRIIVEDE from the coding sequence ATGAAAAAACATTTAAGTTTATTCGTTATTACAGCCATTATCATCATCCTTGCCGGATGTGGTGGAAATGATACTTCTAAAGAGGAAAATATACATGTAGATAGAGAGATTACGATTATAGGAAAAACTGGACCTGATGTTTCAGACTATGTTTTTGAACCTGCAGAAATTACAGTAACGAAAGGTGAAACAATACGATTTCATTTAGAAAGTAGCAACTCTGTATCACATGGTATCCAATTTCAAGGAATTAACTTTAGACTAACAGAGCGTAAGCCTGAAGTATTTACATTTAATGCTGCTGGTGAGTATGAAGGTCGATGCAGCGTGTTATGCGGGGCAGGTCATGCTGCTATGACGATAAGAATCATTGTAGAAGATGAATAA
- a CDS encoding DUF5658 family protein, with translation MSVSILFKAILLLNVLDTIATFIGLHLGLITEANPFMAFLYETEPVLFVFVKLLLSLCLLLFILLKKVPTSNLVKVLSVLALISYSSVSLLHLTWITALII, from the coding sequence TTGAGCGTTTCCATATTATTTAAAGCTATTCTACTATTAAATGTATTAGATACAATTGCCACTTTTATAGGATTGCATTTAGGTTTAATTACGGAAGCCAACCCTTTTATGGCTTTTTTATATGAAACAGAGCCGGTTCTCTTTGTTTTTGTAAAGCTCCTGTTATCTTTATGCTTATTATTATTTATTTTACTAAAAAAAGTACCAACTTCTAATCTTGTTAAAGTTTTAAGTGTACTCGCTTTAATTTCCTATTCTTCTGTTTCTTTGTTACATTTAACGTGGATTACTGCTTTGATAATATAA